The proteins below are encoded in one region of Drosophila santomea strain STO CAGO 1482 chromosome 2R, Prin_Dsan_1.1, whole genome shotgun sequence:
- the LOC120446610 gene encoding ATP-citrate synthase isoform X2, with translation MSAKAITEASGKDILNRHLNNHGAGAATCRFATVNSTTDWSKLAVDHPWLLTTPLVCKPDQLIKRRGKLGLIGVKKNFEQVKQWIGERLNKDQKIGNAVGKLRNFIIEPFVPHTDAEEMYVCIYSHRAADTILFYHQGGVDIGDVDAKAVKLDVPVNSSLSLADVKSKLLKEVKDAGTKERIAKFVSALYTTYVDLYFTYLEINPLVVTADNLYILDLAAKLDSTADFICRPKWGEIDYPPPFGRDAYPEEAYIADLDAKSGASLKLTILNRNGRIWTMVAGGGASVIYSDTICDLGGASELANYGEYSGAPSEQQTYEYAKTILNLMTSSPKHPDGKVLITGGGIANFTNVAATFQGIITALREFQPKLVEHNVSIFVRRAGPNYQEGLRKMRDFGSTLGIPLHVFGPETHMTAICGMALGKRPIPQTASVEFSTANFLLPGGQQAQADLKAASDASEALGSGSADEADSAGISGAQRNGSSLNRKFFSNTTKAIVWGMQQRAVQSMLDFDFICRRDEPSVVAMVYPFTGDHKQKYYWGHKEILIPVYKKMSDAIHKHKEVDVMVNFASMRSAYESTLEVLEFPQIRTVAIIAEGIPENMTRKLIIEADKKGVAIIGPATVGGVKPGCFKIGNTGGMLDNILHSKLYRPGSVAYVSRSGGMSNELNNIISKATDGVIEGIAIGGDRYPGSTFMDHILRYQADPETKLIVLLGEVGGTEEYDVCAALKDGRITKPLVAWCIGTCASMFTSEVQFGHAGSCANSDRETATAKNKGLRDAGAYVPDSFDTLGELIHHVYGELVKTGRVVPKEEVPPPTVPMDYSWARELGLIRKPASFMTSICDERGQELIYAGMPISEVLSKDVGIGGVISLLWFQRCLPSYVCKFFEMCLMVTADHGPAVSGAHNTIVCARAGKDLVSSVVSGLLTIGDRFGGALDGSARQFSEAYDTNLHPMEFVNKMRKEGKLILGIGHRVKSINNPDVRVKIIKEFVLENFPACPLLKYALEVEKITTNKKPNLILNVDGVIATAFVDMLRNSGSFTSEEAQEYINVGAINSLFVLGRSIGFIGHYMDQKRLKQGLYRHPWDDISYVIPEQYN, from the exons ATGTCGGCGAAAGCAATCACCGAGGCCTCCGGCAAGGACATCCTGAACCGCCATCTCAACAACCATGGCGCCGGCGCGGCCACCTGCCGTTTTGCAACAGTAAACTCCACGACAGATTGGTCCAAGCTCGCCGTTGACCATCCCTGGCTGCTGACCACG CCGCTGGTGTGCAAGCCCGATCAACTTATCAAGCGCCGTGGAAAGCTGGGACTAATTGGCGTCAAGAAGAACTTTGAGCAGGTGAAGCAGTGGATTGGCGAGCGTCTCAACAAGGACCAGAAGATCGGAAATGCCGTGGGAAAGCTCAGGAACTTTATCATCGAGCCTTTTGTGCCCCATACGGAT GCTGAGGAGATGTACGTGTGCATCTACTCGCATCGCGCCGCAGACACCATTCTGTTCTACCACCAGGGTGGCGTGGATATTGGCGATGTGGATGCTAAGGCCGTGAAGTTGGACGTACCTGTGAACTCCTCTCTGTCGCTAGCCGACGTGAAGAGCAAGCTGTTGAAGGAGGTTAAGGACGCTGGCACCAAGGAGCGCATTGCCAAGTTTGTCAGCGCCTTGTACACGACCTATGTAGACCTATATTTCACATATCTGGAGATTAACCCTCTGGTGGTAACAGCCGACAATTTGTACATCTTGGATTTGGCGGCCAAATTGGATTCGACAGCTGATTTTATCTGCCGTCCCAAATGGGGCGAGATTGACTATCCTCCTCCGTTTGGTCGAGATGCCTATCCCGAGGAGGCCTACATCGCCGACCTGGACGCCAAGAGCGGAGCTTCGCTGAAGCTGACGATCCTTAATCGTAACGGTCGCATCTGGACGATGGTGGCGGGCGGTGGCGCAAGTGTTATTTACTCAGACACTATCTGCGATTTGGGTGGAGCGTCCGAGCTGGCCAATTATGGCGAATACAGTGGAGCTCCATCGGAGCAGCAAACGTACGAGTACGCAAAGACGATTCTCAACCTGATGACCTCCTCGCCAAAGCATCCCGATGGCAAAGTGCTGATAACTGGAGGAGGCATTGCGAACTTTACCAATGTTGCAGCGACCTTCCAAG GCATCATCACCGCCCTGCGCGAGTTCCAGCCGAAGCTTGTCGAACACAATGTATCGATCTTTGTGCGACGCGCTGGACCCAACTATCAGGAAGGTCTCCGCAAGATGCGCGACTTTGGCAGCACCCTAGGCATCCCACTGCACGTGTTCGGACCCGAGACCCATATGACCGCTATTTGCGGAATGGCTCTGGGCAAGCGACCTATTCCCCAAACGGCAAGCGTTGAGTTCTCGACGGCCAACTTCCTGCTGCCCGGTGGACAGCAGGCCCAGGCTGATCTTAAGGCGGCCAGCGATGCATCTGAGGCATTGGGCTCCGGTTCCG CAGATGAGGCCGACAGCGCGGGCATCTCCGGTGCTCAGCGCAACGGATCGAGTCTGAACCGAAAGTTCTTCTCCAACACTACCAAGGCAATTGTGTGGGGCATGCAGCAGCGGGCGGTGCAGTCGATGCTCGACTTTGACTTTATCTGCAG GCGCGATGAGCCTTCTGTGGTGGCAATGGTATATCCCTTCACCGGCGATCACAAGCAGAAGTACTACTGGGGTCACAAGGAAATTCTTATTCCCGTCTACAAGAAAATGTCTGACGCCATTCATAAGCACAAGGAGGTCGACGTTATGGTCAACTTTGCTTCCATGCGCAGTGCGTACGAGTCTACGCTAGAGGTGCTCGAATTCCCCCAGATCCGGACTGTGGCTATCATCGCCGAGGGCATTCCGGAAAACATGACTCGAAAGCTTATTATTGAGGCGGATAAGAAGGGTGTGGCAATCATTGGACCCGCAACTGTGGGAGGCGTTAAGCCCGGTTGCTTTAAGATTGGCAACACCGGCGGTATGCTGGACAACATTCTGCACTCGAAACTCTACCGTCCAGGCAGTGTTGCTTATGTTTCGCGCTCCGGTGGAATGTCCAACGAGCTGAACAATATCATCTCAAAGGCCACCGACGGCGTGATCGAGGGCATTGCCATTGGAGGTGATCGGTATCCAGGATCCACCTTCATGGATCACATTCTGCGTTATCAAGCCGATCCGGAGACCAAGCTGATCGTCCTTCTGGGAGAGGTTGGTGGAACCGAGGAGTACGACGTGTGTGCCGCTCTGAAGGACGGACGCATTACCAAGCCTCTGGTGGCCTGGTGCATTGGAACCTGCGCCAGCATGTTTACTTCGGAAGTACAGTTTGGCCATGCCGGATCCTGCGCGAACTCCGACCGTGAGACGGCAACTGCCAAGAACAAGGGCCTTCGCGATGCCGGCGCCTACGTTCCAGATTCGTTCGATACGCTGGGTGAACTCATCCACCACGTGTACGGCGAGCTGGTAAAGACTGGTCGTGTAGTGCCGAAGGAGGAGGTGCCGCCACCAACTGTGCCCATGGATTACTCGTGGGCCCGCGAGCTGGGTCTCATTCGCAAGCCCGCCTCATTCATGACGTCGATCTGCGACGAGCGTGGCCAGGAGCTGATCTACGCAGGAATGCCGATCAGCGAGGTGCTTAGCAAGGACGTTGGCATAGGCGGTGTCATTTCACTGCTATGGTTCCAGCGCTGCCTGCCTTCCTACGTGTGCAAGTTCTTCGAAATGTGCCTGATGGTCACTGCGGATCACGGTCCCGCAGTCTCTGGTGCTCACAATACTATTGTGTGCGCCCGTGCTGGCAAGGACCTGGTGTCCTCAGTCGTCAGCGGTCTCCTGACCATC GGCGATCGTTTTGGAGGAGCACTGGACGGATCGGCTCGACAGTTCTCGGAGGCATACGACACCAACCTGCACCCAATGGAGTTTGTAAACAAGATGCGCAAAGAAGGCAAGCTTATCCTGGGTATTGGCCATCGTGTAAAGTCCATTAATAACCCCGATGTGCGCGTGAAGATCATTAAGGAGTTCGTGCTGGAGAACTTCCCTGCGTGTCCACTTCTCAAGTACGCCTTGGAGGTGGAGAAGATTACCACCAACAAGAAACCGAATCTTATCCTCAATGTGGACGGTGTGATAGCCACCGCATTCGTGGACATGCTGCGTAACAGCGGCTCATTTACCAG TGAGGAAGCACAGGAGTACATTAATGTCGGCGCCATCAACTCGTTGTTCGTTCTTGGTCGCAGCATAGGATTTATTGGCCACTACATGGATCAGAAACGTCTCAAACAGGGCCTGTACCGCCATCCGTGGGACGACATCTCGTACGTCATTCCCGAGCAGTACAACTAA
- the LOC120446610 gene encoding ATP-citrate synthase isoform X1: MSAKAITEASGKDILNRHLNNHGAGAATCRFATVNSTTDWSKLAVDHPWLLTTPLVCKPDQLIKRRGKLGLIGVKKNFEQVKQWIGERLNKDQKIGNAVGKLRNFIIEPFVPHTDAEEMYVCIYSHRAADTILFYHQGGVDIGDVDAKAVKLDVPVNSSLSLADVKSKLLKEVKDAGTKERIAKFVSALYTTYVDLYFTYLEINPLVVTADNLYILDLAAKLDSTADFICRPKWGEIDYPPPFGRDAYPEEAYIADLDAKSGASLKLTILNRNGRIWTMVAGGGASVIYSDTICDLGGASELANYGEYSGAPSEQQTYEYAKTILNLMTSSPKHPDGKVLITGGGIANFTNVAATFQGIITALREFQPKLVEHNVSIFVRRAGPNYQEGLRKMRDFGSTLGIPLHVFGPETHMTAICGMALGKRPIPQTASVEFSTANFLLPGGQQAQADLKAASDASEALGSGSALSPTAAKPIKLPPISADEADSAGISGAQRNGSSLNRKFFSNTTKAIVWGMQQRAVQSMLDFDFICRRDEPSVVAMVYPFTGDHKQKYYWGHKEILIPVYKKMSDAIHKHKEVDVMVNFASMRSAYESTLEVLEFPQIRTVAIIAEGIPENMTRKLIIEADKKGVAIIGPATVGGVKPGCFKIGNTGGMLDNILHSKLYRPGSVAYVSRSGGMSNELNNIISKATDGVIEGIAIGGDRYPGSTFMDHILRYQADPETKLIVLLGEVGGTEEYDVCAALKDGRITKPLVAWCIGTCASMFTSEVQFGHAGSCANSDRETATAKNKGLRDAGAYVPDSFDTLGELIHHVYGELVKTGRVVPKEEVPPPTVPMDYSWARELGLIRKPASFMTSICDERGQELIYAGMPISEVLSKDVGIGGVISLLWFQRCLPSYVCKFFEMCLMVTADHGPAVSGAHNTIVCARAGKDLVSSVVSGLLTIGDRFGGALDGSARQFSEAYDTNLHPMEFVNKMRKEGKLILGIGHRVKSINNPDVRVKIIKEFVLENFPACPLLKYALEVEKITTNKKPNLILNVDGVIATAFVDMLRNSGSFTSEEAQEYINVGAINSLFVLGRSIGFIGHYMDQKRLKQGLYRHPWDDISYVIPEQYN, from the exons ATGTCGGCGAAAGCAATCACCGAGGCCTCCGGCAAGGACATCCTGAACCGCCATCTCAACAACCATGGCGCCGGCGCGGCCACCTGCCGTTTTGCAACAGTAAACTCCACGACAGATTGGTCCAAGCTCGCCGTTGACCATCCCTGGCTGCTGACCACG CCGCTGGTGTGCAAGCCCGATCAACTTATCAAGCGCCGTGGAAAGCTGGGACTAATTGGCGTCAAGAAGAACTTTGAGCAGGTGAAGCAGTGGATTGGCGAGCGTCTCAACAAGGACCAGAAGATCGGAAATGCCGTGGGAAAGCTCAGGAACTTTATCATCGAGCCTTTTGTGCCCCATACGGAT GCTGAGGAGATGTACGTGTGCATCTACTCGCATCGCGCCGCAGACACCATTCTGTTCTACCACCAGGGTGGCGTGGATATTGGCGATGTGGATGCTAAGGCCGTGAAGTTGGACGTACCTGTGAACTCCTCTCTGTCGCTAGCCGACGTGAAGAGCAAGCTGTTGAAGGAGGTTAAGGACGCTGGCACCAAGGAGCGCATTGCCAAGTTTGTCAGCGCCTTGTACACGACCTATGTAGACCTATATTTCACATATCTGGAGATTAACCCTCTGGTGGTAACAGCCGACAATTTGTACATCTTGGATTTGGCGGCCAAATTGGATTCGACAGCTGATTTTATCTGCCGTCCCAAATGGGGCGAGATTGACTATCCTCCTCCGTTTGGTCGAGATGCCTATCCCGAGGAGGCCTACATCGCCGACCTGGACGCCAAGAGCGGAGCTTCGCTGAAGCTGACGATCCTTAATCGTAACGGTCGCATCTGGACGATGGTGGCGGGCGGTGGCGCAAGTGTTATTTACTCAGACACTATCTGCGATTTGGGTGGAGCGTCCGAGCTGGCCAATTATGGCGAATACAGTGGAGCTCCATCGGAGCAGCAAACGTACGAGTACGCAAAGACGATTCTCAACCTGATGACCTCCTCGCCAAAGCATCCCGATGGCAAAGTGCTGATAACTGGAGGAGGCATTGCGAACTTTACCAATGTTGCAGCGACCTTCCAAG GCATCATCACCGCCCTGCGCGAGTTCCAGCCGAAGCTTGTCGAACACAATGTATCGATCTTTGTGCGACGCGCTGGACCCAACTATCAGGAAGGTCTCCGCAAGATGCGCGACTTTGGCAGCACCCTAGGCATCCCACTGCACGTGTTCGGACCCGAGACCCATATGACCGCTATTTGCGGAATGGCTCTGGGCAAGCGACCTATTCCCCAAACGGCAAGCGTTGAGTTCTCGACGGCCAACTTCCTGCTGCCCGGTGGACAGCAGGCCCAGGCTGATCTTAAGGCGGCCAGCGATGCATCTGAGGCATTGGGCTCCGGTTCCG CTCTGAGCCCGACCGCAGCTAAACCGATTAAACTACCACCTATCTCAGCAGATGAGGCCGACAGCGCGGGCATCTCCGGTGCTCAGCGCAACGGATCGAGTCTGAACCGAAAGTTCTTCTCCAACACTACCAAGGCAATTGTGTGGGGCATGCAGCAGCGGGCGGTGCAGTCGATGCTCGACTTTGACTTTATCTGCAG GCGCGATGAGCCTTCTGTGGTGGCAATGGTATATCCCTTCACCGGCGATCACAAGCAGAAGTACTACTGGGGTCACAAGGAAATTCTTATTCCCGTCTACAAGAAAATGTCTGACGCCATTCATAAGCACAAGGAGGTCGACGTTATGGTCAACTTTGCTTCCATGCGCAGTGCGTACGAGTCTACGCTAGAGGTGCTCGAATTCCCCCAGATCCGGACTGTGGCTATCATCGCCGAGGGCATTCCGGAAAACATGACTCGAAAGCTTATTATTGAGGCGGATAAGAAGGGTGTGGCAATCATTGGACCCGCAACTGTGGGAGGCGTTAAGCCCGGTTGCTTTAAGATTGGCAACACCGGCGGTATGCTGGACAACATTCTGCACTCGAAACTCTACCGTCCAGGCAGTGTTGCTTATGTTTCGCGCTCCGGTGGAATGTCCAACGAGCTGAACAATATCATCTCAAAGGCCACCGACGGCGTGATCGAGGGCATTGCCATTGGAGGTGATCGGTATCCAGGATCCACCTTCATGGATCACATTCTGCGTTATCAAGCCGATCCGGAGACCAAGCTGATCGTCCTTCTGGGAGAGGTTGGTGGAACCGAGGAGTACGACGTGTGTGCCGCTCTGAAGGACGGACGCATTACCAAGCCTCTGGTGGCCTGGTGCATTGGAACCTGCGCCAGCATGTTTACTTCGGAAGTACAGTTTGGCCATGCCGGATCCTGCGCGAACTCCGACCGTGAGACGGCAACTGCCAAGAACAAGGGCCTTCGCGATGCCGGCGCCTACGTTCCAGATTCGTTCGATACGCTGGGTGAACTCATCCACCACGTGTACGGCGAGCTGGTAAAGACTGGTCGTGTAGTGCCGAAGGAGGAGGTGCCGCCACCAACTGTGCCCATGGATTACTCGTGGGCCCGCGAGCTGGGTCTCATTCGCAAGCCCGCCTCATTCATGACGTCGATCTGCGACGAGCGTGGCCAGGAGCTGATCTACGCAGGAATGCCGATCAGCGAGGTGCTTAGCAAGGACGTTGGCATAGGCGGTGTCATTTCACTGCTATGGTTCCAGCGCTGCCTGCCTTCCTACGTGTGCAAGTTCTTCGAAATGTGCCTGATGGTCACTGCGGATCACGGTCCCGCAGTCTCTGGTGCTCACAATACTATTGTGTGCGCCCGTGCTGGCAAGGACCTGGTGTCCTCAGTCGTCAGCGGTCTCCTGACCATC GGCGATCGTTTTGGAGGAGCACTGGACGGATCGGCTCGACAGTTCTCGGAGGCATACGACACCAACCTGCACCCAATGGAGTTTGTAAACAAGATGCGCAAAGAAGGCAAGCTTATCCTGGGTATTGGCCATCGTGTAAAGTCCATTAATAACCCCGATGTGCGCGTGAAGATCATTAAGGAGTTCGTGCTGGAGAACTTCCCTGCGTGTCCACTTCTCAAGTACGCCTTGGAGGTGGAGAAGATTACCACCAACAAGAAACCGAATCTTATCCTCAATGTGGACGGTGTGATAGCCACCGCATTCGTGGACATGCTGCGTAACAGCGGCTCATTTACCAG TGAGGAAGCACAGGAGTACATTAATGTCGGCGCCATCAACTCGTTGTTCGTTCTTGGTCGCAGCATAGGATTTATTGGCCACTACATGGATCAGAAACGTCTCAAACAGGGCCTGTACCGCCATCCGTGGGACGACATCTCGTACGTCATTCCCGAGCAGTACAACTAA
- the LOC120446610 gene encoding ATP-citrate synthase isoform X3: protein MSAKAITEASGKDILNRHLNNHGAGAATCRFATVNSTTDWSKLAVDHPWLLTTPLVCKPDQLIKRRGKLGLIGVKKNFEQVKQWIGERLNKDQKIGNAVGKLRNFIIEPFVPHTDAEEMYVCIYSHRAADTILFYHQGGVDIGDVDAKAVKLDVPVNSSLSLADVKSKLLKEVKDAGTKERIAKFVSALYTTYVDLYFTYLEINPLVVTADNLYILDLAAKLDSTADFICRPKWGEIDYPPPFGRDAYPEEAYIADLDAKSGASLKLTILNRNGRIWTMVAGGGASVIYSDTICDLGGASELANYGEYSGAPSEQQTYEYAKTILNLMTSSPKHPDGKVLITGGGIANFTNVAATFQGIITALREFQPKLVEHNVSIFVRRAGPNYQEGLRKMRDFGSTLGIPLHVFGPETHMTAICGMALGKRPIPQTASVEFSTANFLLPGGQQAQADLKAASDASEALGSGSDEADSAGISGAQRNGSSLNRKFFSNTTKAIVWGMQQRAVQSMLDFDFICRRDEPSVVAMVYPFTGDHKQKYYWGHKEILIPVYKKMSDAIHKHKEVDVMVNFASMRSAYESTLEVLEFPQIRTVAIIAEGIPENMTRKLIIEADKKGVAIIGPATVGGVKPGCFKIGNTGGMLDNILHSKLYRPGSVAYVSRSGGMSNELNNIISKATDGVIEGIAIGGDRYPGSTFMDHILRYQADPETKLIVLLGEVGGTEEYDVCAALKDGRITKPLVAWCIGTCASMFTSEVQFGHAGSCANSDRETATAKNKGLRDAGAYVPDSFDTLGELIHHVYGELVKTGRVVPKEEVPPPTVPMDYSWARELGLIRKPASFMTSICDERGQELIYAGMPISEVLSKDVGIGGVISLLWFQRCLPSYVCKFFEMCLMVTADHGPAVSGAHNTIVCARAGKDLVSSVVSGLLTIGDRFGGALDGSARQFSEAYDTNLHPMEFVNKMRKEGKLILGIGHRVKSINNPDVRVKIIKEFVLENFPACPLLKYALEVEKITTNKKPNLILNVDGVIATAFVDMLRNSGSFTSEEAQEYINVGAINSLFVLGRSIGFIGHYMDQKRLKQGLYRHPWDDISYVIPEQYN from the exons ATGTCGGCGAAAGCAATCACCGAGGCCTCCGGCAAGGACATCCTGAACCGCCATCTCAACAACCATGGCGCCGGCGCGGCCACCTGCCGTTTTGCAACAGTAAACTCCACGACAGATTGGTCCAAGCTCGCCGTTGACCATCCCTGGCTGCTGACCACG CCGCTGGTGTGCAAGCCCGATCAACTTATCAAGCGCCGTGGAAAGCTGGGACTAATTGGCGTCAAGAAGAACTTTGAGCAGGTGAAGCAGTGGATTGGCGAGCGTCTCAACAAGGACCAGAAGATCGGAAATGCCGTGGGAAAGCTCAGGAACTTTATCATCGAGCCTTTTGTGCCCCATACGGAT GCTGAGGAGATGTACGTGTGCATCTACTCGCATCGCGCCGCAGACACCATTCTGTTCTACCACCAGGGTGGCGTGGATATTGGCGATGTGGATGCTAAGGCCGTGAAGTTGGACGTACCTGTGAACTCCTCTCTGTCGCTAGCCGACGTGAAGAGCAAGCTGTTGAAGGAGGTTAAGGACGCTGGCACCAAGGAGCGCATTGCCAAGTTTGTCAGCGCCTTGTACACGACCTATGTAGACCTATATTTCACATATCTGGAGATTAACCCTCTGGTGGTAACAGCCGACAATTTGTACATCTTGGATTTGGCGGCCAAATTGGATTCGACAGCTGATTTTATCTGCCGTCCCAAATGGGGCGAGATTGACTATCCTCCTCCGTTTGGTCGAGATGCCTATCCCGAGGAGGCCTACATCGCCGACCTGGACGCCAAGAGCGGAGCTTCGCTGAAGCTGACGATCCTTAATCGTAACGGTCGCATCTGGACGATGGTGGCGGGCGGTGGCGCAAGTGTTATTTACTCAGACACTATCTGCGATTTGGGTGGAGCGTCCGAGCTGGCCAATTATGGCGAATACAGTGGAGCTCCATCGGAGCAGCAAACGTACGAGTACGCAAAGACGATTCTCAACCTGATGACCTCCTCGCCAAAGCATCCCGATGGCAAAGTGCTGATAACTGGAGGAGGCATTGCGAACTTTACCAATGTTGCAGCGACCTTCCAAG GCATCATCACCGCCCTGCGCGAGTTCCAGCCGAAGCTTGTCGAACACAATGTATCGATCTTTGTGCGACGCGCTGGACCCAACTATCAGGAAGGTCTCCGCAAGATGCGCGACTTTGGCAGCACCCTAGGCATCCCACTGCACGTGTTCGGACCCGAGACCCATATGACCGCTATTTGCGGAATGGCTCTGGGCAAGCGACCTATTCCCCAAACGGCAAGCGTTGAGTTCTCGACGGCCAACTTCCTGCTGCCCGGTGGACAGCAGGCCCAGGCTGATCTTAAGGCGGCCAGCGATGCATCTGAGGCATTGGGCTCCGGTTCCG ATGAGGCCGACAGCGCGGGCATCTCCGGTGCTCAGCGCAACGGATCGAGTCTGAACCGAAAGTTCTTCTCCAACACTACCAAGGCAATTGTGTGGGGCATGCAGCAGCGGGCGGTGCAGTCGATGCTCGACTTTGACTTTATCTGCAG GCGCGATGAGCCTTCTGTGGTGGCAATGGTATATCCCTTCACCGGCGATCACAAGCAGAAGTACTACTGGGGTCACAAGGAAATTCTTATTCCCGTCTACAAGAAAATGTCTGACGCCATTCATAAGCACAAGGAGGTCGACGTTATGGTCAACTTTGCTTCCATGCGCAGTGCGTACGAGTCTACGCTAGAGGTGCTCGAATTCCCCCAGATCCGGACTGTGGCTATCATCGCCGAGGGCATTCCGGAAAACATGACTCGAAAGCTTATTATTGAGGCGGATAAGAAGGGTGTGGCAATCATTGGACCCGCAACTGTGGGAGGCGTTAAGCCCGGTTGCTTTAAGATTGGCAACACCGGCGGTATGCTGGACAACATTCTGCACTCGAAACTCTACCGTCCAGGCAGTGTTGCTTATGTTTCGCGCTCCGGTGGAATGTCCAACGAGCTGAACAATATCATCTCAAAGGCCACCGACGGCGTGATCGAGGGCATTGCCATTGGAGGTGATCGGTATCCAGGATCCACCTTCATGGATCACATTCTGCGTTATCAAGCCGATCCGGAGACCAAGCTGATCGTCCTTCTGGGAGAGGTTGGTGGAACCGAGGAGTACGACGTGTGTGCCGCTCTGAAGGACGGACGCATTACCAAGCCTCTGGTGGCCTGGTGCATTGGAACCTGCGCCAGCATGTTTACTTCGGAAGTACAGTTTGGCCATGCCGGATCCTGCGCGAACTCCGACCGTGAGACGGCAACTGCCAAGAACAAGGGCCTTCGCGATGCCGGCGCCTACGTTCCAGATTCGTTCGATACGCTGGGTGAACTCATCCACCACGTGTACGGCGAGCTGGTAAAGACTGGTCGTGTAGTGCCGAAGGAGGAGGTGCCGCCACCAACTGTGCCCATGGATTACTCGTGGGCCCGCGAGCTGGGTCTCATTCGCAAGCCCGCCTCATTCATGACGTCGATCTGCGACGAGCGTGGCCAGGAGCTGATCTACGCAGGAATGCCGATCAGCGAGGTGCTTAGCAAGGACGTTGGCATAGGCGGTGTCATTTCACTGCTATGGTTCCAGCGCTGCCTGCCTTCCTACGTGTGCAAGTTCTTCGAAATGTGCCTGATGGTCACTGCGGATCACGGTCCCGCAGTCTCTGGTGCTCACAATACTATTGTGTGCGCCCGTGCTGGCAAGGACCTGGTGTCCTCAGTCGTCAGCGGTCTCCTGACCATC GGCGATCGTTTTGGAGGAGCACTGGACGGATCGGCTCGACAGTTCTCGGAGGCATACGACACCAACCTGCACCCAATGGAGTTTGTAAACAAGATGCGCAAAGAAGGCAAGCTTATCCTGGGTATTGGCCATCGTGTAAAGTCCATTAATAACCCCGATGTGCGCGTGAAGATCATTAAGGAGTTCGTGCTGGAGAACTTCCCTGCGTGTCCACTTCTCAAGTACGCCTTGGAGGTGGAGAAGATTACCACCAACAAGAAACCGAATCTTATCCTCAATGTGGACGGTGTGATAGCCACCGCATTCGTGGACATGCTGCGTAACAGCGGCTCATTTACCAG TGAGGAAGCACAGGAGTACATTAATGTCGGCGCCATCAACTCGTTGTTCGTTCTTGGTCGCAGCATAGGATTTATTGGCCACTACATGGATCAGAAACGTCTCAAACAGGGCCTGTACCGCCATCCGTGGGACGACATCTCGTACGTCATTCCCGAGCAGTACAACTAA
- the LOC120446611 gene encoding transmembrane protein 208: MAPQQKGKQGTKGAKQIVEENKTTLAFYRNMAIGCAAPALLLSFLVFEVSTTSVLMHILSLLILGSSYQFMAFMSKAKYSESGALLDSGSDLNMEGGIAENVKDLIILTSGTLLLALISNYFWLVLLLAPIRAGWMLWGSIIQPWLSQRNAQDENPEVDEKKQKKMERKMRRMR, encoded by the exons ATGGCT CCCCAGCAAAAGGGTAAACAAGGCACGAAAGGCGCCAAGCAAATCGTGGAGGAAAACAAGACTACACTGGCTTTCTACCGGAACATGGCCATTGGATGCGCTGCACCCGCCCTGCTCCTCAGTTTCCTAGTCTTCGAAGTCAGCACAACCTCAGTG CTAATGCACATTCTGTCGTTGTTGATCCTGGGAAGCTCCTACCAGTTTATGGCGTTCATGTCAAAGGCTAAATACTCTGAGAGCGGTGCTCTTTTGGACTCCGGCAGCGACTTAAATATGGAAGGCGGCATCGCGGA AAACGTCAAGGATCTGATCATCCTTACTTCCGGCACCCTTCTGCTGGCACTCATCTCAAACTACTTCTGGCTGGTGCTGCTTTTGGCGCCCATCCGAGCTGGTTGGATGCTCTGGGGCAGCATCATTCAGCCCTGGCTGTCGCAGCGAAACGCCCAGGACGAGAATCCCGAGGTCGacgaaaaaaagcaaaaaaagatGGAGCGCAAAATGCGTCGCATGAGATAG